tgttaGACGTTAGAATACTTTTTCTATATAGCGGTTGAAGAAGGCCATAGTAAGGCTGAAACTAGTCCCGCGTTACTTATTTTGaatgaaagagaaaatatatttaatttcaaacaacTAGAATTATTGCTCGTCATTGGCTCGTTTTGACACTAAAGTACGAGTGACACATagtattgcatttttattattacatataatattaaataatgtaattttaaaatctagtaactcaatattttaacattacaaaaaagtaatgaaaagtaACGAATCATTATTTTCCAAGTAACGGTAACGATAACGCGTTGCTTTATAAAATCAGCAACAATTAACAAATGAGTTACTTTTTTACGAAAACTAATGATATTGCGTTACTCTTTTAAGGTAATGCTTCCAACCTagcattaatataacatttctacaatattaagaaatattatatttttggaatattattttaatattattttaatttttaataatattcgtataatattctaatattattgtataaagcTTATAGGGAAAAGTCGTCTCAAACTCACAACCAAAAAAGAAATTCGGCGTAGCGATTTATCGAGATAAATTGTTATTACACGTCTAAAAGTTTTCgtttttaataatgttgaaGAATTTACCTAAAAGTTCCGTTAATTTATCGTGTAATTCCTCGAGGGAGAAAAACAGCGGCGAATTCGTACTCCTTATTCGCGGTTGCACGAGTGTCTTACAAGCACGGATTTCTGATCGATccatttttatactaaattagaCTAATCCGAAAAAATTAAGTCACTTTTTGCAATTCAGTCACAAAATCGAGAAAAAACAATAGTGATTCACTGTTCAATCGATCAATTATTCGACTCGACAATTGATTTTTCACGGATGAGATGCGACGATCGTGACAATCTCGAAGTACTGAATACATGAAGTTAAGACGAGCCACGAAGCTCGCTTTGCTGAACATATTAGAGTTGCTACGTTAATAAGTTTGTACTAACAAGATTGAATCTCCACTAAAATTTCGACATCCTTGTATTGTGAATAAGATCTCATATCTAATTTACGATATCATTATAATGAAAAGATTGATTGTGTCTGTCATTTTTATGTATGTTTTTATAATCTGCAAATTGCTCTTATTTGCACGCTAGAAAATTTAGATGTGACTTTTGTAATAATCAAGTCACTTCTCAAATAGGAGACTAAACATTGTTTATGAGCATTCTAtaaataggggagaccggggcaaatcgggTTAAACGGGTTAATTCAATAATTGGAAATACCTTTTTAtcggtacatattaaaaatttactttaaacactgtaaacacgtcctaatgtaacgatgttgctaacaaagttttgttggcaacagcgtcatattgaagtcgtagtagtgaaaaatgtgttttgcgacagttgaagtaatttctgatagtcagcatttctttgaaatttaagtaagataataaggtttttttgaaaactttgaatgtatcgtatccagttgaatgtatttgaaacatttcatgtttactttttgctgtgtgatgtctatttttgtcgatcgtACGCagtaatgcgcacagttgacgtTGGGGCTATTTGTAATATCAAGCACTGGGGCGATTCGTAAATACTGCAGCGCCTATGGGTAACCCTAACCTTACGTTGACTGCGTTACGAACGTCTACACAAAGTTAAGTATTGAGGTAAActgaagttcttcattgatttagttcaaacttgataatattgtatattttagtagatagaacacgaatataaaatcgtcgtttttaagcaggtaaaaagttataaagcgataaagattgacacttgtgaggttaggaaatctgtcacactgaTGGTATAAAAAcacatgcgaacgtgtatgtttgcatttgctTTTACCTTAACAATTACCTTTTGGTATACcgttttttatacttatattcttttttaaataaaagaaagtcttaacaacattttttttatagtcttttaacttaaaacacaaatttcggaatattcccgcactagttacgaattaccccgggcttgagGCTATTCATAATTCTTGGCATTgatcaacatttttatatgtacaaagcaaatatattttcatgttctatctataccggcattgtgaaggggaatgttcaacctttcaaactgtcctatgtttttttttttttaacaaatatagaaCTTAGGAgacacaaaaagaaaaaaggtctaacaaatagccccggtctcccctatttgtcaaaaatattttaaaaacatattaaagaatgatttatgaatttacatagaaatatgaaaataaaaccattttagaatatagatttatatttcagaaacgtttaaaaaatatttttgattatattccAAGAATATTCAGAGATATGCACtcttaaaaataagtatttatggAAAGCAACTTAGAATGTGAAATTATGAAGGCCAAGAAACGagcaaaaacaaaacaaaataaacaaaataaaataaaattacatttaaaataaaatttttaaagatggTATTAAATTAGAAACTTCTGTAATTATACGGAGCCCTAAAcataatagttaaataaaataaataaatataaacaatcaaaTATAACGGAATCGTACTcttaaattgtcaaaaaattgaagaaatgtaAGGGTTAATAAGAGTATATCGCGGTTGTTAATGCGTAAGTTAAAACACTTTATTTTCTTCACAATAATGTAACGTTTTGACTCCACTTCAAGTCTTCCTCAGCTACCATActatgttacaaaatatttccgTGTGCGGGGCACTCCTTGGCTGAGTAATTAACCAGCTTCAAGACCAAGGAACAATGCTTCGCTGGTTGACTATCCAGCGACATTCTTATTAAAGGCGGTATGCGTTCACTGTGTTAAAATTGAGCTTAAGATGTAAGTAGGCTTGATTACACTGTTCCTCCACACGCCAAATTACTCCCCAAAGAGGATCACGCACGATTTCAAAATTACCAGTCATATTAACcaaacattataaattatttgatataacaTATTCTCATTGTAGTGACTTGTCGGCTCGCAGAGCTAAACTGTACTGAGCTCGTAAAATACTTGTCAGCCTAAGCTTCCGACAAGCAATTATCTTTTGCACCTTATCACGGTCAACAATCACAGCACCAAAACTTCAACGGTCAAACTTAAACATTATTAATCCTTGGtctttaatattatagaattgTGCTAAGTATCCATTATGTAGGAATTCTGTGTCTATTTGAGAATTTAAACTGTTGctctgtaattttataaaaaccatTTTAGAGATTAATCTTTTACTAAGGATTCCTTCATTATCTATGATCTCGACATTTTCCTAATCAAAGTTATGGTTGTGATACATCCTATGTTCCGAAATGACCGAGAAATTGCTAGTAGTTTTCCGGATATCATTCTGGTGTTCTAATATTCTCGTTTTCGATAAACGGCGAGTCTGTCCAACATAAGATGCATCATAAACCTTATACTGTATTCTATAAACGACGTTTTTCTTATTGTTGTTGGGTAACGAATCCTTATGTGCTCTAATGACATGGTTAAAATTGTTAAGACTAAAAAACGCTGGTcttatattaagatttttaattgtcTTTAACAATTTTTCTGAGATATAGGAACATAAAATATCGTGTACCAGGTTGCTCTCAGTATTCTTTGGAGGATTATCATCAATTTTTGTCTTAACGTTTTCCTGTGAGTACAAGATCGTAGACGAGAATTAACCGTTTCCAACAATAAAGTCTAACGGATAATCGTTACTCAAAAACTTTTCAACTACAAAGTTAAGATTTTTTATCATTAGAGCACAAAAGTATTCATTAACCAACAACAAAAAGAAAACGTCGTTTATAAAATACAGTGTAAGGATTATGATGCATCTTATGTTGGACAGACTCGCCGTTTACTAAAAACGAGAATATCAGAACACTAGAATGATATCGTGGATGAGATAGTAAAAATGCTCTGTTAATTATACCTATGATTGTTCCTCTTTTTGTGCAATTGGATGCAACAAATATAAACAAGATTTAAGATTGTGGATATTAACATAAACATCAACTAAACGATAAGTAGCTATATCAAAACATAaagaatgaatataaaaataaataatgaaataaaaatataaaaaaatacattaaaaatgttcaaaactAAAAAGTAACAATGTAAAGAatgacataaattaaaatacggAAAACTCACACAAGCCATTTAGACAGAGCCTTGTTGTATCTTTGATAGTAAATGAaagactttaattaatatatctacACTGCATCAAAAAAAGcggtatattaaaaatttaggaaaaatttaccaaactttaaacgcttgtaaaacaggaaatatttatgatacaggggTGTTTCAAAAAAGGAATTAGAGCTTGAAATcagtactttgagaaacttttatttccgattaagtggcatgattaatttgctaatagccgatgatagaacgaaaacttgcaaaatcgataaatagaaCGCGCAGTTTCTAGAGTTATGTGAAGTGAAGCAGTTGACGTAACTCGATAAGGTAAAAAGCGcgtaaaagtttgaattttttccttcaaaatgcAATTTTGCGGAATTCattacgataatttttcgctaagttatgtcaatttgaaaaaaagttgttttttacgagataataatgaattatgaattgcaatgtcgtcgttatcaatgcaaatcattacaattctgtccaagacatgttgttgatttaaaaacatatccgtgtgtgtgtgtggtgtgtatgtgtgtgtgtctgtctgtgtgtgtgtgtgtgtgtgtgtgtgtgtatttgcataccataaggataaggaccccgtggttcgtcaattccacagtatttaaagactccaaaccctccttgtggagtgcgtgtgtgtgtatgtggtgtgtgtgtgcgtgtgcgtgtgcgtgtgtgtgtgtgtggtgtgtgtgtgtgtgtgtgtgtatgtgtgtgtatttgcataccttaaggataaggaccccgtggttcattaattccacagtatttaaagactccaaacccttcttgtggtatgtgtgtgtgcgtgcgcgcacaTGTGCATTAATAATGAGTATGATCTTCTCGTGCGGGTATTATTTCATTCATACGATGAGGCATACTTCTTATTAGTTCTTTAATTTTATCCTGTGTTATTCTCGTATTTCATTCGTTTTCAAGAACTCTTTGAAGTTTTCGCAGTGATTGAGGAGCAGGTGATTTTGTATTTTCCTACCAAGGTTGTCCCATAAATGTTCTAtgggattttttttaatctggaTTATTTGCTGGCCAATCGAGTCGGTTTATGCCAAATTCATCCAAGAAATCAAGCATTCTTCTCGCAATGTGTGGTCGAGTATTGTCTtgcataaacaagaaattatctCCAATGAAGGGTGCGTACGGAACAACGTATGGAATGAGTACTTTTACCATGtatattaggtgcgcaactaaattctcgttgtttttttttttatgaaaatgcaactttattgtgaaaaaatggttacaaatgaattattcataggtattgcccatcgctagctacaacttttgcccatctttctggcagagcTCGAAAACCGTTACGATAAAGTGTTCGTCTTTTGAGGCTATCCACAAATCAAGCCATTTTTTGATGTTTTCATATGAGCGGAACTGCTGATCAGCCAGACCATGTGCCATCGaacggaacaagtaataatcggacggcacaatatctggggaatatggcgggtggggtaggacttcccatttgagCATTTCTACGTAGGTTTTAAAGGGTttggcaacatgaggccgagcgttgtcatgcagtagaatcactttgtcgtgcctctgctcgtattgtggctgtttttcgcgcagtgctctgctcagtcgcatcaattgaagtcgataccgttccccagtgatggtttTGTTTGGTTTCAACAGTTCATAACAAATAACACCGACCTGCTTCCACCAAATACTAGTGTCCTTAGAAGTAACTTATTTCTAGGGACATTACCAAATAGACAGCATAACTTTCACAGCGTGGATATTCGGCTGAGCCGACGACGTAGAAGTATGACCGGGCAGTCTccatgactttcttttctttgggttgctgtaatgaatccattttttatcACCCGTCACGATGCGATGAAGAAAACCCTTTCTTTTTTGCCGCTGGAACAATTGTTCACAGGTGAAAAAACGACGTTCAACGTCCCTTGGCTTCAAATCATAAGTTCCTtacttttgaatcattcccaacgcATGCAATTGCTTGAAAATGGCTTGGCGGGTAACTTCTAATGCTGAAGCAAgctgttcttgcgtttggcacggatcctcatcgagcaatgcctccaattcagCGTCTTCGAATGTTTTTGGCCTTCCTTCACGCGGACGGTCGTTAACATCGAAATCACCGTCTTTGAAGCAACGGAACcaatcacggcacgttgtttcacttagagcagcatctccgtaaacgttttggagctctcgatgcgttttctttgaataaaataagaaaatcaacactttccgcaaatgacgattatttggcacaaaatcagacatttttacacaatcaaaagtatatgacgCCAAAATAAAATCACTAAAGTATCAACGCGGTTTGTTTATTATACGTCTAAGCTTGGTTCGTGACGTTTTGGATATGTCTAAATCGATCAGCACTTACTGCTAGAGcatctattgacaaacagcgggAACTTAATACATAGTTGCGCACTTAATACATCTGCGTCCATGTTCCTGTCAGAAATGCAGATCTGTATGAGCATTCGTTAAAATTCCTGCCCAAATCATTACACCGCCTCCATTGTAGCTACGCTTCTGACTTACAGTGCAATCTGCAATACGTTCTTCACTGCGACGATAAATTTGTTCTTGTCCATCTGGAGAATAAAGACAAAAACGACTTTCATTGCTAAAGAGTATTTTCCTTCAGTCTGCGTAAGTCCAGTCTCTATGTTTATGTGCAAAATTGAGACGAGCTACACGATGATGACGTGTAAGCCACGGTACAGTCGCTGGCTTACGCAAAAACAGATTTTGTTTCGTTAATCTTCTCCGAACAGTGTTAACGGATACATTCGTGTTGCGAACATCCtttaaattatttcgaatttaGACAACTGTTCGATGTCTAtctcttaattaatttaaaacaatgaatCGATCATCATTGTCTGTGGTATATTGAGGTCGTCCCGAACCAGACCTTTTCTGGAAAGAATTGGTGTCTGAGTACCTAGCGTAAGCAAGTTGTACCGTTGACACTGACCAGTGCTTCAGCAACATACCTTTGACTTCTGCCATCTTCAATTAAAGCAATAACGTGGGCAGCTTTTTCAGGATTTATCGTCGTCATAATTAATCAGTAATTcaaagacgaaaaaattaattataatttgaattaaagtcaaataaaacgttaaaaaaaaaaaaaaacatcaaagaaaaaatttcccAAGACAGCACAAGtttatgaagattttttttaaagattttggcACAGTCAAAAATCTGCTAGACTTTCCGTGGAtgcattaattacatttatagcattgcatgcaaatttttcttacgtgtgAGCTTTTTTGCTCGGCTCTCTGTCGGTGGTGTCCCGAACAACCGCTTGAGACAGTATCTGAACATAGTGTAATACGAATTCAAGATAGCACCGACAGAGGAGTTCACGAACCAGGGTCtttatccttgtggtatgcaaatacacacacacacacacacacacacacacacacacacacacacaaaatctacaaggagggtttggagtctttaaatactgcggaattgacgaaccacggggtccttatccttgtAGTATGTAAACACACAcatatgcacgcacgcacgcatgcacgcacgcacgcacgcacgcacgcacacacaaaaTGTAGTATTAATAATGactttaatatttgataaaactaATTCAAATTCCGGTAAAAATGATGCTATAAAATACAGTatgctaaaaaataaagaattaaaaaaaatattaggtaaatttaacataaagataagcTTGTTACATGTATAGAATAtcttagtttaaatttttacaatatttaatattaatcatcaaataatgtaattttgaagtTTCGTAATTAACTAtagcattataaataataaaaaagtacttggtaatttttaagtaattattattgttctgaaaaattataacgttattactaaatcgttataaaaagttattttaacggTATCAGTTATATAAAAAGAACGGGCGCGCCAAGTTCGCTCCtgagattttgcccatctttgattttatctgtcacataatttgctgcttaTTGGTACGGGAATGTCtcgtttgaccacgttgcgattgaccacagcCACTTAGAGCGGTCGATGTCTAGAGTTTTTTCACTATTGaacactgtaagtggctggtgATTAATTGCAACGTTAAAAGACTCTCAAACCATCGGTAATACCTAAATATACTTAGAATATTTTTGGTTTCACTTTTTTCgatgatattatatttggtttcATACATTGCAGTTTCGGTTTGGTTTGGTTAAATTTGGTTTTATCCATTGTTGTTTTgacatattacaaaaaaaaatataattggccctctttttacatttttaaagtcTCATgcaaatttcagaaatttttgctaagtattttgttacagtaaTATCATATCATATACATAGTGAGAttatataaatgcaaaaaaaaatgtatgtttcaTAAACAGTCATGAAAGTAATTATTTGGacacaaagagagagaaaaagagagagcgagagagagcgaaagagtgCGGTAGAGAGTGATAGAAAGCGAGAGATGGCaagggagggagggaaaaagagagaaagaaggagagggagagagggagaagggagagagagagagagagagagagagagagagagagagagagagagagagagagagagagagagagagagagagagagagagagagagagattaaccTTTATTTTAGCTTTCACAGCTATTTCttgtacacaattattatacataactaTACACTAACTATACATTaactgatatatatttttttaacaatctctTAAACGCTACTATTTCTCTACATTGCTTAATTACAGTGGATAaagaattatacattttattcttttataaaaaaggcTTTTTTGAGCAGTTCTAGTTTTACGGAAAGTTACTACTAACAATGAGTTTCCTGTCTGCCTCGTTTGTCTATCGCATTCTCTTcccactatttttattttattgtttaacgctACCGAAGCCAtgtcattaatattttgaagataaatacattaacgttaTAACATAACTGTTGTCTTATAGACATGAACTGTAATGCCTGTAGCATGTGTTCAATTTTGGGAAATCTATTGCACTGCAGAATTACTTTCATGGCACGGTTttgagttatttaaaatttattcaattgcgTTTTATCCATCCCAACTAATAAAGTAGCACAGTATTAGATTTGAGGTGCTATGATGGATTTGTGCACAATACATCTAGTATATGCTGATAAGAAATTACTTATTCTATTTGAAAAGCTAGTCTTTTCTCCTATTTTCTTAAGTACAAAATTGCAATGGTCTTAAAATCTAAgtctattgtttaaaattatacctaaatatttcatGGTTGCTACACACTCTATTTCAATTCCATCTAGATACTTCACGGTAGTATTACCTCTTCACGGTAGTATTACGAAATCCGATAGcacacggtgcgatagcccaccaaccaatcatcttggcTTATTTaatccaaccaacggaaaaactctaggcatcggccgctgtgagtggtggtgtgctatcggtcccgtgtgctattgGGTACTTACCTCTTAATTCCTTTGTAATACTTCTaactatcatatattttgttttatctacactcatttttaataatctacACTTATTTATGTTCATCCACTGTTCGATTACATTAAAAGCCGTATTCAGTTTTACCTCTATATCCGCACTACTTTATCTATTTACGTATGTAAGCGTGTCgtctgcaaacatttttatattgcacccttCTGGTCAgacttcaattatatcatttatatatactatGACGATGCACCCCGAAAAATGCATTGTTCCGGCGAATATCAGTCGGGAAAAACCGCTGGGTCGTAACCGGAGACACCGTGGGTGTTCATTTTTAATCGCCCATATCGAAGATACCGCCTGGCGACAGTCACCGCCAAAGGAaacgcgccgagccatcgcacgcgctgagtcggcgcgcacgcgcactcgGAAGACACGCGATCTTTCCACTTCGACGACTTCGCTGTCAAGCGCTGAAAAATAACAGAGGCGAGCAGAGTATAAGTAGGGCTTTTTCTCGGAGAAAGATCGACTCCGTCACTAGCCAGTACATCTTCCCAATCCGCTGCGCCAGTGACATTCCGTTTTCTAGTCGGAAAACACGGCTGAACTTGGCCGCGGCAAGAGGATACTCCGCCTACGACGATTATTTTATCTAACCGCCTGTCCGCTCAAGAGTGTGAACCCAACAGCGACCAAACATCTTGGCCTGTGACCGGGATTCTCAACTCTTGGAGGAATAGCTTCCTTGCAAACCTCGCGGCACCATCACCATCGAGACCGTCATGTTCGGGGTCCCGGATCAAGGTACTTGACAGAGTGCCGTGTTTTCAGCCCTGCACGATTCGGTCGCTTCCGCCATTGCACGCAGAAAAATCGCTCCGCCCGCGAGACTCGCGAACTCGGGTTAGCCCGCGAACCGTGCGGTAAGCCACACCCACCGTATCACGCGCATAAGATCCTCGCGTACAGTGGACCGCAACCGCGATCCACATTCGATGTCGCGCTACGTGCATCGCGTTTGTAAATACCTGCGTGTAAAATACTCTGTATATATTGTCCGTCCAAGTTACTTCTCGATTACAATTATCAACCGGCACCTAGCCGCGCATATTTCGTTGTACCATAAgaaatctattaaaatacattctCTTTTTAGAAACACGCGTACTTAGTATTTTACCGGTACCGACCGCTTTTTCTTCTCTCGCTACGAACCATTTCCGCGGCTTCGTGCCAAAATTCGACGAGTTAATCCGCGGAAAGTCGGTAGATTACAATACTATAAATAGCAAAGGTCCTAGTACTGAACCTTGTGGCACTCTGTATTCTGCAGTCAATAATTTAGACCATATTTGATTGAATCGCACCTGttgttttctattatttaagtatgatttgaaGGCACTCTAAGGCCATTCTAATTgcagaataaatgaataaataaataaatgtgcgCGTTATCGTTACTAATCTGTATGTAGAATTTCTTGCTCAACTTCCGATTTCTTTTTGGAGTGAGCGTCATTGACTCTCTCCCTCGCCTTACCCAGCCCCTCTGCCGTTAAGTAGAGTTAGCTAGCTTTCGCCCGTTCCGATGGCTGCTATCGCGTGGATTCTTTTCGTGATTTGTTAACTAGTGACTTGACGTGCTGACGAGCACGTCTGGCGCCCAACTTATAGATTTTCGCATTAGTTGCGTGTCACGATATTGAAAGCAACCGTCTGGATGATGCGAGGTAAATTTTGAGTGCACGGATAACAATTAAATTGTAATCTCCGCATTCTTTGATCGCTgttcaatcaaaaatatattcagactaaagttgtagggttttaaaagatctatttattaatcttgTCAGTTTGACCTTAGATGGCGTCGCCaaaagctttccaaaacactataaataagtttatttttgttaagtactttccgagttgtgaggcttgaaagctagagtgtactgtaactttcaagcctcataactcaaaaagtataatatttaataagaaataacttctttatagtgttttgaaaagttctcgaaattcgactacaagaaaatgcaataaaagatatagaaGGTTAGAGTATCAGTAGTTCCGTAATTAAGGGGTATCGGTGTTTTCCTAACATTTTACACTTTTCCAttagtcgatttcgagaacatttcaaaacactataaagaagttattttttattaaatattatactttctAAGTTACGAGGCTTggaagttacagtacactgtagctttcaagtttcacaactcaaaaagtacttaagaaaaataaacttatttatagggttttggaaagctcttgataCCAGATATTAGATTCTAAAATCAGAAATAGAATGTTCTGTTTAACCCTCATACTCTGTTGGTTTAGTACCCCTTAATCTTATGTTGAGGGTCAAATTTGCCCTACATCTATATGCACTAcaggattatttttatttattaattttaaaaattctaatgatATAGTTTTATCGGCATAATCTTTTGACACTCAGCAAAgacatttatgtttatttaaagcaaggaaaaataaattttatacgtatttatagcaaataatatttttgtattttcgtaAGAATTAcagtaaataatgaaaaaaagccATAAATATCTTTTGGCAACTAATTAGTTTCTTTTGGGACACATAAATAACAAAACCTTTGAGGCATAGAATGCGCTGGACACATCGCTTTGCCACATTTACCGCAAAAATTCGCATATTTTGTTCCGCTTCTATTATATGGGCAATACCCGCAACGAgctcttccattttttttcaaaatttttgttggtTGCGGAGAATAAATTTCAGTCGATACAGTAGATGTGGATGTAGATCGTGGCAGTTCCcgcatttttagaaataatttggtTGCATTTTCTCCACGCGGCATCGTTTTTCTTTGTAGCACATGTGTACGCACTAACGCGTTTCCTAGCTCTTTCAAAAATAAGCGGCGCTTGAACAATTTGTTCGCATTCCATTGCGGATTTATGGCACAATAAATGATATAAGCGTTCAATGCGGATGTGTCTAAAATATAACCAAAAAGAGCAGCAGGCCAACGATTTATTTTTCGCTTGCAGGTATATGTTGCGATCATTTGGTCTGCCTGATCAACACCACCTTTGTATTTGTTGTAATCAAGAATCATAATTGGTTTTCGCTCTGCATTAGCGCTTACATTACGGCTCATGTGTGCCGAACTCATGAGAAGAACAAATCGATTTTTCTTGGGTACATACGATACTATactaatcttatttttattgtcgAACAAGAACTCTGAATACGTTGATGGCTTCTTCTTCATGTCCAACAATTTCGGTGGCACAAATGGTTTATTCTTGCGAACTGTATCCAAGAAAATTAATCCACGCTTAAGCAATTCGACTGCCAGATTGTgtgacgtaaaaaaattatcggCAACGACCATTCGTCCCTGGAGACCATCGGTGAGTTCCAAAACGACGCGTTTGCCTTGATTTATTTCTGGACGTGTGTTTGGTGCTTTTCCTGTGTATACTTGTGTATTCCACGTGTACGCATTTTGACTATCACAAACAGCCCAAATTTTCAATCCATAGCGAGCTGGCTTGCTCGGAATGTATTGTTTGAATGGGCAACGGCCCTTAAATGGCACAAGCTGTTCATCAACCGTGATATTTTCACCAGGATTATATAAGCgagataaatttttgttccacTTCTCATAGACATTTCGTATCGGAGCGAGTTTATCTCTTCGTTCTGCTCGATCCGCACGATTATCGAAAC
The Solenopsis invicta isolate M01_SB chromosome 16, UNIL_Sinv_3.0, whole genome shotgun sequence genome window above contains:
- the LOC120359703 gene encoding piggyBac transposable element-derived protein 4-like: MPKRKLSTVRIEKEAALEVESEDKDFEEDEDNYEPTTEEIAAADAENYDSDSGESIEYLSQELQENVALDRFILYKSKDGKITFSTEAAELPTNRRYNIINSTPGPTVFATSRCTDILSSFLLFLEPIENEILKMTNLYGIQTYKNDWEELELSELRAYFGLLLFGGVFRSYGEEIGELWDDTTGRPIFRATMSRDRFQKITRCIRFDNRADRAERRDKLAPIRNVYEKWNKNLSRLYNPGENITVDEQLVPFKGRCPFKQYIPSKPARYGLKIWAVCDSQNAYTWNTQVYTGKAPNTRPEINQGKRVVLELTDGLQGRMVVADNFFTSHNLAVELLKRGLIFLDTVRKNKPFVPPKLLDMKKKPSTYSEFLFDNKNKISIVSYVPKKNRFVLLMSSAHMSRNVSANAERKPIMILDYNKYKGGVDQADQMIATYTCKRKINRWPAALFGYILDTSALNAYIIYCAINPQWNANKLFKRRLFLKELGNALVRTHVLQRKTMPRGENATKLFLKMRELPRSTSTSTVSTEIYSPQPTKILKKNGRARCGYCPYNRSGTKYANFCGKCGKAMCPAHSMPQRFCYLCVPKETN